One segment of Caldisalinibacter kiritimatiensis DNA contains the following:
- a CDS encoding Zn-ribbon domain-containing OB-fold protein, translating into MGKKAKIYTYSIINVASVDFKDKVPFAVAIVENEDGRFMTYLEGYKEDKEISIGMEVEYSRLNEDGNPIYKLV; encoded by the coding sequence ATGGGTAAGAAAGCAAAAATATATACCTATTCTATAATTAATGTTGCATCTGTGGATTTTAAAGATAAAGTTCCTTTTGCTGTTGCAATTGTAGAAAATGAAGATGGTAGATTTATGACATATTTAGAAGGATATAAAGAAGATAAAGAAATTAGTATTGGAATGGAAGTAGAGTATTCTAGATTAAATGAAGATGGTAATCCAATTTATAAGCTAGTTTAA
- a CDS encoding thiolase domain-containing protein, which yields MRSVSVIGIGETKMGSFPDKSLKDLILEAGNKAIEDAGIEKERIEALFLGNFNSSYWCNQSHMGPMAAETLGMQDIPTIRTEGACASGSLAFRQGLMAIASGMYDVVIIGGVEKMTHQSTPVVTAGLASAADYEYEVKMGATFPSLFAMIANRYFYEYGNVRKEMAMVAVQNHDNALLNPDAQMHKKITIDKVYGGFPVAYPLTVYDCSLVTDGAVFVVLSATEIAKEITDKRVVEIIGSGHGGDSLTLHGKTSMTSLNATLKAAKEAYDMAGVKPSDIDIAEVHDCFTITQIVNTEDLGFFEKGKGARAVAEGKTALDGEIPINTSGGLKAKGHPIGATGLSQIYEVVTQLRGEAGERQVKKDINIGLTHNLGGSAATCVVNIFKGW from the coding sequence ATGCGTAGCGTATCTGTAATTGGTATAGGCGAAACTAAGATGGGTAGTTTTCCTGATAAATCTTTAAAAGACTTAATATTAGAAGCAGGTAATAAAGCTATTGAAGATGCTGGAATAGAAAAAGAGAGAATAGAAGCATTGTTCTTAGGTAATTTTAACAGTTCATATTGGTGTAACCAAAGCCATATGGGACCTATGGCTGCGGAAACTTTAGGAATGCAAGATATTCCCACAATAAGAACTGAAGGAGCTTGTGCATCAGGAAGTTTAGCCTTCAGACAAGGTTTAATGGCAATAGCATCGGGAATGTACGATGTTGTAATAATAGGCGGTGTAGAGAAGATGACACACCAATCAACTCCTGTTGTTACAGCTGGTCTTGCAAGCGCTGCTGACTATGAATATGAAGTGAAAATGGGGGCTACATTTCCATCTTTATTTGCAATGATTGCAAATAGGTATTTCTATGAATATGGAAACGTGAGAAAAGAAATGGCCATGGTTGCTGTTCAAAATCATGACAATGCTTTACTCAACCCTGATGCTCAGATGCATAAAAAAATAACAATCGATAAGGTATATGGAGGCTTTCCAGTAGCATATCCATTAACAGTATATGATTGCTCTTTGGTTACTGATGGTGCTGTTTTCGTTGTTCTTTCTGCTACTGAAATAGCTAAAGAAATTACAGATAAGAGAGTTGTTGAAATTATAGGTTCTGGTCATGGGGGAGATTCTTTAACACTTCATGGAAAAACAAGCATGACTTCTCTAAATGCAACATTAAAGGCGGCCAAGGAAGCATATGATATGGCAGGAGTTAAGCCATCAGATATAGATATAGCTGAAGTACATGATTGTTTTACTATAACCCAAATTGTTAATACTGAAGACTTAGGATTTTTTGAAAAGGGTAAAGGTGCTAGAGCTGTAGCAGAAGGGAAAACAGCTTTAGATGGTGAAATACCGATCAATACTAGTGGTGGACTAAAGGCAAAAGGACATCCAATAGGAGCAACAGGTTTAAGTCAAATATATGAAGTTGTAACACAATTACGCGGTGAAGCTGGAGAAAGACAAGTTAAAAAGGACATAAATATTGGATTAACACATAATCTTGGTGGTTCAGCAGCAACTTGCGTAGTAAATATTTTTAAGGGGTGGTAA